A single genomic interval of Bos javanicus breed banteng chromosome 8, ARS-OSU_banteng_1.0, whole genome shotgun sequence harbors:
- the LOC133253369 gene encoding uncharacterized protein LOC133253369 → MGEQNCHSPRSEVLSEKRTVQGRTSAQGGSEEQTVRSSAGAPGSQTRESVAPVPEARAAGAWLWRAQTPDDSGGRTGSARRTHLVMLAPGSRRHRLSRRHQHFPPAPSPPATAAQPAPAPAAGVRAADLIPRSCGPRRGSTPSDCRRRRLRPVLARPAQSRARKWRRVCDEAHSRGNQKLRPAGEGVERRRGDAWRPARAESRAKRGDGQSSSVLGPGLKLKATVEGEVVWRGN, encoded by the exons AACTGCCACTCTCCCAGGTCTGAGGTTTTAAGCGAGAAACGAACCGTGCAGGGGAGGACCTCTGCCCAAGGAGGTTCAGAAGAGCAAACTGTTCGCTCCAGTGCCGGGGCGCCGGGCTCGCAGACGCGGGAGAGTGTAGCTCCGGTCCCCGAAGCGCGGGCTGCGGGAGCCTGGCTCTGGCGAGCGCAGACCCCAGACGACTCAGGGGGGCGGACCGGGTCAGCTCGGAGGACTCACCTGGTCATGTTGGCTCCGGGCAGCCGCCGCCACCGCCTCTCGCGCCGCCACCAGCACTTTCCTCCAGCGCCTTCGCCCCCCGCCACGGCCGCGCAGCCCGCGCCTGCCCCAGCCGCCGGAGTCCGGGCGGCCGATTTAATCCCGCGCAGCTGCGGCCCCCGCCGCGGGAGCACCCCCAGTgactgccgccgccgccgcctccgcccgGTCCTCGCGCGGCCAGCCCAGTCCAGAGCGAGGAAGTGGAGGAGAGTCTGCGA tGAAGCGCACTCGAGAGGTAACCAGAAACTGAGGCCGGCGGGGGAGGGGGTTGAGAGGCGGCGAGGCGACGCCTGGAGACCGGCCCGCGCGGAGTCAAGGGCCAAGAGAGGGGACGGCCAGTCCAGCTCAGTCCTCGGACCTGGCTTGAAGCTGAAGGCTACGGTTGAAGGCGAGGTGGTTTGGAggggaaattaa